Proteins found in one Gordonia sp. PDNC005 genomic segment:
- a CDS encoding phosphotriesterase-related protein has translation MERINTVAGAVGVDQLGRVLAHEHVFAVQEDFRLNYLRDWDEAAEVERAVETLTRVKQSGIDTIMDVSVLGIGRDIERVAKVAERVDLNIVAATGVFTFNDLPFQLHYTGPGLGFDVDDPLDEMFTRDITVGIGTTSIKAGFLVCVLESEGLTPGVERVMRSVGRVAAATGIGVVVHTNPHTQSGLVAQRVLAEEGVDLTRVMLAHSGDSTDVDYLMRIADAGSIIGMDRFGLDLLLPYADRLATLLTMLEHGYADRMVLSQDAFCVSDWFDATAMTHVGDWDFFQVTGRVLPDLRASGVSDSTIDSMLVDVPARLLSPGVHADLVDLHPEKTGLSPKNRA, from the coding sequence ATGGAGCGGATCAACACGGTCGCCGGAGCTGTCGGCGTCGATCAGCTGGGTCGCGTGCTCGCTCATGAGCACGTCTTCGCCGTACAGGAGGACTTCCGGCTGAACTATCTCCGCGACTGGGACGAGGCCGCAGAGGTCGAGCGAGCGGTCGAGACGTTGACGCGCGTGAAACAGTCCGGAATCGACACGATCATGGACGTGTCGGTTCTCGGCATCGGCCGAGACATCGAACGAGTCGCGAAGGTGGCCGAGCGTGTCGACCTGAACATCGTCGCGGCGACCGGCGTGTTCACCTTCAACGATCTGCCGTTCCAATTGCATTACACCGGTCCCGGACTGGGGTTCGACGTCGACGATCCACTGGACGAGATGTTCACCAGAGACATCACGGTCGGCATCGGGACGACGTCGATCAAAGCAGGGTTCCTCGTCTGCGTGCTGGAGTCCGAAGGGCTCACGCCTGGTGTGGAGCGAGTGATGCGGTCGGTCGGCCGGGTCGCGGCCGCCACCGGCATCGGAGTCGTGGTGCACACGAATCCGCACACCCAGTCGGGTCTGGTCGCTCAGCGAGTGCTCGCTGAGGAAGGCGTCGACCTGACACGAGTGATGCTGGCGCACAGCGGCGACTCCACCGACGTCGACTACCTGATGCGGATCGCCGACGCCGGCTCGATCATCGGCATGGATCGGTTCGGGCTCGATCTGCTGCTCCCCTACGCCGACCGTCTGGCGACCTTGCTGACGATGCTCGAGCACGGGTACGCCGACCGGATGGTCCTGTCGCAGGACGCGTTCTGTGTCAGCGACTGGTTCGACGCCACGGCGATGACACACGTCGGCGATTGGGACTTCTTCCAGGTCACGGGTCGTGTGCTTCCGGATCTGCGGGCGAGCGGAGTCTCCGACAGCACTATCGACTCGATGCTCGTCGATGTGCCCGCGCGCTTGCTGTCGCCGGGCGTTCACGCGGATCTTGTTGATCTTCACCCCGAAAAGACTGGACTCAGTCCAAAAAACAGGGCATGA
- a CDS encoding LLM class F420-dependent oxidoreductase translates to MKLGLQLGYWGAQPPHNHAELVAAAEEHDFDAVFTAEAWGSDAYTPLSWWGSSTERVRLGTSVIQLSARTPTACAMAAQTLDHLSGGRHIVGLGVSGPQVVEGWYGQKFPKPLARTREYIDIMRQVWAREAPVTSAGPHYRLPLAGEGTTGLGKPLKSIVHPLRKDIPIFLGAEGPKNIALTAEIADGWLPLFYTPRLADQYNEWLDEGFNRPGARNTRETFEICATAQIVVTDDPAAAYAGIKPFLALYMGGMGSEDTNFHAEVYRRMGYGDVVDEVTELFRSGRKAEAAEVIPNEAVDDSAIIGDEAHVRKEIKRWEAAGVTTMLVSPGSPAEVERLAALVTE, encoded by the coding sequence ATGAAACTCGGATTGCAGCTCGGATACTGGGGCGCGCAGCCCCCGCACAATCACGCCGAACTCGTGGCGGCCGCCGAAGAGCACGATTTCGACGCGGTGTTCACCGCCGAGGCGTGGGGCTCGGACGCCTACACTCCCCTGTCCTGGTGGGGCAGTTCCACTGAGCGGGTGCGCCTCGGCACGTCGGTGATCCAGTTGTCGGCCCGCACGCCCACCGCATGCGCGATGGCCGCCCAGACACTCGACCACCTTTCCGGCGGGCGGCACATCGTCGGGCTCGGCGTGTCCGGCCCCCAGGTGGTCGAAGGGTGGTACGGACAAAAATTCCCAAAACCGCTGGCCCGCACCCGCGAGTACATCGACATCATGCGTCAGGTCTGGGCCCGTGAAGCGCCGGTGACCAGCGCCGGGCCGCACTATCGGCTTCCGTTGGCAGGCGAGGGAACCACCGGACTCGGCAAGCCGCTCAAGTCCATCGTGCATCCGCTGCGCAAGGACATCCCGATCTTCCTCGGCGCAGAAGGGCCCAAGAACATCGCGCTGACCGCGGAGATCGCCGACGGATGGCTCCCGCTGTTCTACACGCCCCGCCTGGCCGACCAGTACAACGAGTGGCTCGACGAGGGGTTCAACCGTCCCGGAGCACGCAACACCCGTGAGACGTTCGAGATCTGTGCGACGGCCCAGATCGTGGTGACCGACGACCCGGCCGCCGCATACGCCGGCATCAAACCCTTCTTGGCTCTCTACATGGGCGGTATGGGCAGCGAGGACACGAACTTCCACGCCGAGGTGTATCGCCGCATGGGTTACGGCGACGTCGTCGACGAGGTGACCGAGCTGTTCCGCTCCGGCCGCAAAGCAGAGGCCGCCGAGGTCATCCCGAACGAAGCGGTCGACGATTCGGCCATCATCGGCGACGAGGCGCATGTCCGGAAGGAGATCAAGCGCTGGGAGGCCGCGGGCGTGACGACGATGCTCGTCTCCCCCGGATCGCCTGCCGAAGTCGAGCGTCTGGCGGCCCTCGTCACCGAGTGA
- a CDS encoding DUF475 domain-containing protein, with the protein MTTFRIFGASIAVTVVALIVAFLYGGWAGVAVAGILGILEISLSFDNAVINATVLERMSPIWQRIFLTIGVLIAVFGMRLVFPLAIVWATSGLNPVDAMDLALNPPADGASHFPGGSASYETLLTDAHPQIAAFGGMFLLMLFLDFLFDDSGITWLSPIEDPLTKVGRLPNASTILALGALVIAAQFAESGHLVGVLTAGVLGLFTYLLVNGLTGLIDQGDPDDGSVGATEVVKAVGKAGFFLFLYLEVLDASFSFDGVIGAFAITSDPILIALGLGFIGAMFVRSITVYLVRAGTLSEYRYLEHGAHWAIGALAVIMLVSIHVEVPELVTGLIGVAFIGASAVSSIVANRRDAARTDDTDDLATVESRS; encoded by the coding sequence ATGACCACCTTCCGGATCTTCGGGGCGTCGATCGCCGTGACTGTTGTCGCGCTGATCGTCGCCTTCCTCTACGGAGGTTGGGCTGGTGTCGCCGTCGCCGGCATCCTCGGCATCCTCGAGATCTCACTGTCGTTCGACAACGCCGTCATCAACGCGACGGTCCTCGAACGGATGAGCCCGATCTGGCAGCGCATCTTTCTGACCATCGGCGTCCTCATCGCGGTGTTCGGCATGCGTCTGGTGTTCCCGCTCGCCATCGTGTGGGCGACGTCGGGGCTCAACCCGGTCGACGCGATGGACCTTGCGCTCAATCCGCCCGCCGACGGAGCATCACACTTCCCCGGCGGGTCGGCGAGCTACGAGACGCTCCTGACCGATGCTCACCCGCAGATCGCCGCGTTCGGCGGAATGTTCCTGCTCATGCTGTTCCTCGACTTCCTGTTCGACGACTCCGGGATCACCTGGCTCTCGCCGATCGAGGACCCGCTGACGAAGGTCGGAAGACTGCCGAACGCCTCGACGATCCTGGCCCTCGGTGCGCTGGTGATCGCGGCACAGTTCGCGGAGTCCGGTCATCTCGTCGGTGTGCTCACCGCAGGGGTGCTCGGCCTGTTCACGTACCTGCTCGTCAACGGACTCACGGGACTGATCGACCAGGGCGATCCGGACGACGGGAGCGTCGGAGCCACCGAAGTCGTCAAGGCGGTCGGCAAGGCAGGGTTCTTCCTCTTCCTCTACCTCGAGGTGCTTGACGCGTCGTTCTCGTTCGACGGGGTGATCGGCGCGTTCGCGATCACCTCCGACCCGATCCTCATCGCGCTTGGACTCGGCTTCATCGGCGCCATGTTCGTGAGGTCCATCACGGTGTACCTGGTGCGGGCTGGAACATTGTCGGAGTACAGGTACCTCGAGCACGGTGCGCACTGGGCGATCGGCGCCCTCGCGGTGATCATGCTGGTCAGCATTCACGTCGAGGTGCCCGAACTCGTCACCGGACTGATCGGAGTCGCCTTCATCGGCGCATCCGCGGTGTCGAGCATTGTCGCAAACCGCCGTGATGCGGCACGCACCGACGACACGGACGATCTGGCCACCGTAGAATCTCGTTCGTGA
- a CDS encoding phosphatase PAP2 family protein codes for MHSTDTPTPRPLRWVTAAGGALLVLVAAVAVLGGPLRNDRLVTRFVVGHRTDWVTDVAKVISTVFSPVTTVVFAVVIAVVFMYRDRSVRRAVALLAGVCGAAAVAELLKLLVERRRPPFAVQMETHEAAQSFPSGHVTGTTALVVGVALLAVPSATRGLRAAMLSAAAAVALASAVSRVYLGMHWTSDVIAGMLLGAAAALAAPVIVDRLDRVVDPIDTRLFRRGTASA; via the coding sequence ATGCACTCGACCGACACCCCGACGCCGCGGCCGCTCCGGTGGGTGACCGCCGCGGGAGGCGCACTGCTCGTACTCGTCGCCGCGGTCGCGGTCCTCGGCGGTCCACTCCGCAACGATCGACTCGTCACCAGGTTCGTCGTGGGACACCGGACCGACTGGGTCACCGATGTCGCGAAGGTGATCTCGACAGTGTTCAGTCCGGTGACAACGGTCGTCTTCGCCGTAGTCATCGCCGTCGTCTTCATGTACCGGGACCGATCTGTTCGACGAGCCGTCGCACTCCTGGCGGGAGTCTGCGGCGCCGCAGCGGTCGCCGAGCTTCTGAAACTGCTGGTTGAACGTCGTCGACCGCCATTCGCGGTGCAGATGGAGACGCATGAAGCCGCGCAGTCGTTCCCGTCCGGGCATGTCACCGGCACCACGGCATTGGTCGTCGGCGTCGCGCTCCTCGCCGTGCCTTCCGCAACCCGGGGCCTTCGGGCGGCGATGCTGTCCGCGGCCGCAGCGGTCGCACTCGCATCGGCGGTCTCTCGGGTGTACCTGGGCATGCACTGGACATCAGATGTCATCGCGGGAATGCTGCTCGGTGCGGCTGCCGCGCTGGCCGCACCGGTGATCGTGGACCGTCTCGACCGCGTGGTCGATCCGATCGACACCCGGCTGTTCAGACGCGGCACGGCGTCGGCATAG
- a CDS encoding RNA polymerase-binding protein RbpA, producing MADRVLRGSRLGAVSYETDRDHDLAPRRIVQYRTDNGEIFDIPFADDAEIPSKWPCKNGMEGTILEGAEPEEKKGKPPRTHWDMLLERRSEEELEVLLAERLDLLKQRRRGGTA from the coding sequence ATGGCTGATCGAGTACTGCGCGGTAGCCGGCTCGGAGCGGTGAGCTACGAGACCGACCGCGACCACGACCTCGCACCGCGGCGGATCGTCCAGTACCGCACCGACAATGGTGAGATCTTCGACATCCCGTTCGCTGACGACGCCGAGATCCCGTCGAAGTGGCCGTGCAAAAACGGTATGGAGGGCACGATCCTCGAAGGCGCGGAGCCGGAGGAGAAGAAGGGCAAGCCGCCACGCACCCACTGGGACATGCTGCTGGAGCGCCGTTCGGAAGAGGAGTTGGAAGTTCTGCTCGCCGAGCGTCTCGACCTGCTCAAGCAGCGCCGACGCGGCGGTACCGCCTAG
- a CDS encoding serine/threonine-protein kinase, which translates to MLSPGQLFAGYRIVRSLGAGGMGEVYLAQHPRLPRQDALKLLPSELTADPTYRARFIREADLASALDHPSIVSVYDRGEDRGQLWITMKYIPGADANELMKESGPFAPSDAAEVITAVADALDYAHGKGLLHRDVKPANILIDSTQATHRKVYLTDFGIARTVGNETALTAADLTVGSIQYTSPEQLRGGDLNGRADQYSLACTAFRLLTGRAPYPERKPTEIINAHLHNPIPRARSIRADLPPSVDAVLARGMDKQAVNRYPTCMDFARDLRAALNSGAAPSRGYQPTMINPGSVGVRAQPSPPPNLAKPVPTPAQHPNAPQPTPQQPYTQPYTQQGVPSQGPTYPPSPGPSAYTPSQPYGQPQYAASQYPAAPYTPGPQYPALGGQQPNAGKRTILIVVAVLVVTLLVAGLVVWLMNRDDSSTGASPSTSTSTSESSSPTTTSTATDPAVVGGVPTTCVNGRPLGNSSTTVLRSGKIQIPAAAMPSSGWTSDAGSILPFAIDSDGVGRTIVTGWQATISVGTLPSDFTDTDAVARKMVECLAEGPGFDSVTPGSPVGTTVEEKKLEGSNVRVSVLTSSIPITGGPSGIQGDEVILAVVGSSPMTFALGMSPIGDSAERGVVRNAVLGLRAAS; encoded by the coding sequence ATGTTGAGTCCAGGTCAGCTGTTCGCCGGTTACCGCATCGTGCGCTCGCTCGGAGCGGGGGGAATGGGTGAGGTGTACCTCGCTCAGCACCCGAGGTTGCCGCGCCAAGACGCGTTGAAGCTCCTGCCGAGCGAGTTGACCGCGGATCCGACCTACCGCGCCAGGTTCATCCGGGAGGCCGACCTCGCGTCGGCCCTCGACCATCCGAGCATCGTGAGCGTCTACGACCGTGGTGAGGATCGCGGTCAGCTGTGGATCACGATGAAGTACATCCCCGGTGCGGACGCCAACGAGTTGATGAAGGAGAGCGGCCCGTTCGCACCTTCTGACGCTGCCGAGGTGATCACCGCCGTCGCCGATGCTCTGGACTACGCGCACGGCAAGGGCTTGCTGCACCGTGATGTGAAGCCCGCGAACATCCTGATCGACAGCACTCAGGCGACGCACCGCAAGGTGTATCTCACCGACTTCGGAATCGCCCGCACGGTCGGCAACGAGACTGCGCTCACCGCGGCCGATCTGACCGTCGGATCTATTCAGTACACGTCTCCGGAGCAACTCCGAGGCGGTGATCTCAATGGGCGCGCCGACCAGTACTCGCTGGCCTGTACCGCGTTCCGCCTGCTGACCGGGCGGGCACCATATCCGGAGCGCAAGCCCACCGAGATCATCAACGCGCACCTGCACAACCCGATCCCGCGCGCCAGGTCGATCCGCGCCGACCTGCCGCCGAGCGTCGACGCGGTGCTCGCGCGGGGAATGGACAAGCAGGCCGTCAACCGATACCCGACCTGCATGGACTTCGCCCGCGACCTGCGAGCCGCTCTCAACTCCGGTGCAGCGCCCTCTCGCGGATACCAGCCGACGATGATCAACCCCGGATCAGTCGGCGTCCGCGCACAACCGTCGCCGCCGCCGAACCTCGCAAAACCGGTTCCGACGCCGGCGCAACACCCGAATGCGCCACAGCCGACGCCCCAGCAGCCGTACACGCAGCCTTACACCCAGCAGGGCGTCCCCTCGCAAGGACCGACGTATCCGCCCTCGCCCGGACCGTCCGCCTACACGCCCTCGCAGCCGTACGGTCAGCCCCAATACGCCGCGTCGCAGTACCCGGCAGCACCGTACACACCTGGGCCGCAGTACCCGGCGCTCGGTGGGCAGCAGCCGAACGCCGGCAAACGGACGATTCTCATCGTCGTCGCGGTGCTCGTGGTGACACTTCTCGTTGCAGGTCTTGTCGTCTGGCTCATGAATCGCGACGACTCCTCGACCGGAGCATCGCCGAGCACGAGCACGTCGACCAGTGAGTCGTCTAGCCCCACCACAACGTCGACGGCGACAGACCCGGCCGTGGTCGGTGGCGTGCCGACCACCTGCGTGAACGGTCGACCGCTGGGCAATTCGAGCACCACTGTCCTGCGATCTGGGAAGATTCAGATCCCGGCCGCCGCGATGCCCAGTTCGGGTTGGACCAGCGACGCGGGGTCGATTCTGCCGTTCGCGATCGACTCCGACGGGGTCGGCCGGACGATCGTCACGGGATGGCAGGCGACGATCTCGGTCGGGACCCTGCCGAGCGACTTCACGGACACTGACGCTGTGGCGCGCAAGATGGTGGAGTGCCTGGCGGAAGGGCCCGGCTTCGACTCGGTGACCCCTGGCAGTCCGGTCGGAACCACCGTCGAGGAGAAGAAGCTTGAGGGCAGCAACGTGCGTGTCAGCGTGCTGACCAGCTCGATACCCATCACGGGAGGGCCGAGCGGCATCCAGGGCGACGAGGTGATCCTGGCGGTCGTCGGGAGTTCGCCGATGACGTTTGCACTCGGAATGAGCCCGATCGGCGACTCGGCCGAACGGGGAGTGGTCCGCAACGCAGTACTGGGGCTGCGCGCCGCGAGCTGA
- a CDS encoding polyprenol monophosphomannose synthase yields MSGSDQEVIGQRGAGALVVIPTFNERENLPLIVGRLLEAMSDVHVLVVDDSSPDGTGDVADQLAVDDTAGRIHVMHRTAKDGLGKAYLAGFAWGLDRDYRVIVEMDADGSHAPEQLHRLFDEINAGADLVIGSRYVPGGALVNWPKRREVLSKGANTYARLALGSKIKDITAGYRAFRREVLEKIGLDQVDSAGYCFQIDLAWRTMQAGFVIREVPITFTERAIGESKMDGGVIAESFLKVARWGIEGRTARFRR; encoded by the coding sequence ATGAGCGGTAGCGATCAGGAAGTGATCGGACAGCGGGGCGCGGGGGCGCTCGTCGTCATTCCCACATTCAACGAACGTGAGAATCTGCCCCTGATCGTCGGACGTCTGCTCGAAGCGATGTCCGACGTGCACGTGCTGGTGGTCGACGACTCCAGTCCCGACGGGACCGGCGACGTCGCCGATCAGCTCGCAGTCGACGACACCGCGGGCCGCATCCACGTGATGCACCGCACGGCCAAGGACGGCCTCGGCAAGGCCTACCTCGCGGGTTTCGCGTGGGGCCTGGACCGCGACTACCGCGTGATCGTCGAAATGGACGCCGACGGCAGTCACGCTCCCGAGCAGCTGCACCGGCTGTTCGACGAGATCAACGCGGGCGCGGATCTTGTCATCGGATCGCGCTACGTCCCCGGGGGCGCGCTGGTCAACTGGCCGAAGCGGCGCGAGGTGCTCTCGAAGGGTGCGAACACCTACGCGCGTCTGGCTCTCGGTTCCAAGATCAAGGACATCACCGCCGGCTACCGGGCATTCCGTCGTGAGGTCCTTGAGAAGATCGGTCTCGACCAGGTCGACTCCGCGGGCTACTGCTTCCAGATCGACCTGGCCTGGCGAACGATGCAGGCAGGCTTCGTCATCCGCGAAGTCCCCATCACGTTCACCGAGCGTGCCATCGGCGAGTCGAAGATGGACGGCGGCGTGATCGCCGAGTCGTTCCTGAAGGTGGCCCGCTGGGGCATCGAAGGCCGCACCGCACGATTCCGCCGCTGA
- a CDS encoding adenylate/guanylate cyclase domain-containing protein, with amino-acid sequence MTPPRPEPSPEDTSWSSLNRANKFLSRTDSSEAALKAARFARSLAPGETIAPKTDRTSDRVARMIGDSNADRPSAVRELGLASVAVWQNIVERRRPAPDSAPVPATILFTDIVSFSTWALRAGDDHVLDLIGQVNDACARVIRRRGGQVVKTLGDGTMAVFVDAEQAISAAYECGEAVNAITVAGHRPTLRAGLHTGAPRAVGDDFLGVDVNIAARVCDAAGASEVYISDATLAAVDADNYVVKRRRFRAKGVPKEMTVYRVLPRYDEE; translated from the coding sequence GTGACACCACCGCGCCCGGAGCCGAGTCCAGAGGACACCTCGTGGTCGTCGTTGAACCGGGCGAACAAGTTCCTGAGCCGCACCGATTCGAGCGAGGCGGCGCTGAAGGCCGCTCGTTTCGCACGCAGTCTCGCACCGGGCGAGACGATCGCACCGAAGACCGATCGGACGTCCGACCGAGTGGCCCGCATGATCGGCGACTCGAACGCCGACCGACCGAGCGCCGTCCGCGAGCTCGGACTGGCCTCGGTCGCCGTGTGGCAGAACATCGTTGAACGCCGCAGGCCTGCCCCCGACAGCGCACCGGTGCCCGCGACGATCCTCTTCACCGACATCGTCAGCTTCTCCACCTGGGCGCTGCGCGCGGGCGACGACCATGTGCTCGACCTGATCGGCCAGGTCAACGACGCGTGCGCACGCGTGATCCGACGGCGGGGAGGCCAGGTGGTCAAAACTCTGGGCGACGGAACGATGGCGGTGTTCGTCGACGCCGAACAGGCGATCTCCGCGGCCTACGAGTGCGGCGAAGCCGTCAACGCGATCACCGTCGCAGGGCATCGTCCGACGTTGCGAGCAGGCTTGCACACCGGCGCCCCGCGCGCGGTCGGCGACGATTTCCTCGGCGTCGACGTCAACATCGCGGCCCGCGTCTGCGATGCGGCAGGGGCGAGCGAGGTCTACATCAGTGACGCGACCCTCGCCGCCGTCGATGCCGACAACTATGTGGTCAAGCGGCGTCGATTCCGTGCGAAGGGTGTGCCGAAGGAGATGACGGTGTACCGCGTCCTTCCTCGGTACGACGAGGAGTGA
- the katG gene encoding catalase/peroxidase HPI codes for MHEGRMQPPTAGGGNRDWWPNELNLKVLSENPVEGDPNGAGFDYAAAFDTLNLAEVKADIAATLRDSKSWWPADYGHYGPFFIRMAWHAAGTYRVSDGRGGAGHGMQRFAPLNSWPDNASLDKARRLLWPVKKKHGAALSWADLIVLAGNVALEDMGFDTFGFAGGRPDKWEPEEVYWGPERGWLDDERYTGERDLENPLAAVQMGLIYVNPEGPNGNPDPLLAAKDIRETFARMAMNDEETVALIAGGHTFGKTHGAGPADNVGPEPEAAPLEQMGLGWKSSYGSGAGGDAITSGLEGAWNSTPITWDNNFFWTLFAYDWELTKSPAGAQQWVPAGGASANSVPDAHDPEKRHQPVMLTTDLALREDPIYGPISRRFLDNPREFADAFARAWFKLTHRDMGPLARYRGPEVPSEKLIWQDVVDAPAGAPITDADVADLKARILATGLSVSQLVSTAWASAASFRGSDYRGGANGARVRLEPQRSWAVNDPQALSEVLPVLETVAEEFNASSSTTVSVADVIVLGGAAAIEKAAAAAGHDVTVPFAGGRGDATQEQTDIASFTEMEPRWDGFRNYVADGVDTPAEYLLLDRAYLLQLTPPQLAVLVGGLRVLGANHGDSSLGVFTDRPGVLTNDFFVNILDMDVSWSDQGDGTFVGTDASGEQKWTGSRADLVFGANSQLRGVAEVYGADDAGRKLVDDFVAAWNHVINADRFDLR; via the coding sequence ATGCACGAAGGACGCATGCAGCCGCCGACCGCAGGCGGCGGCAACCGTGACTGGTGGCCCAATGAGCTCAACCTCAAGGTCCTGTCCGAGAACCCCGTAGAAGGCGATCCGAACGGCGCGGGATTCGACTACGCCGCGGCGTTCGACACCCTGAACCTGGCCGAGGTGAAGGCCGACATCGCCGCCACTCTGCGCGACTCGAAGTCGTGGTGGCCCGCCGACTACGGCCATTACGGACCGTTCTTCATTCGAATGGCATGGCACGCCGCGGGCACGTACCGAGTCTCGGACGGCCGCGGCGGCGCCGGTCACGGCATGCAGCGCTTCGCCCCGTTGAACAGCTGGCCGGACAACGCGAGCCTCGACAAGGCGCGTCGTCTGCTGTGGCCGGTCAAGAAGAAGCACGGTGCAGCTCTCTCCTGGGCCGACCTGATCGTGCTCGCAGGCAACGTGGCACTTGAGGACATGGGCTTCGACACCTTCGGCTTCGCGGGTGGACGCCCCGACAAGTGGGAACCGGAAGAGGTGTACTGGGGCCCTGAACGCGGGTGGCTCGACGATGAGCGCTACACCGGCGAACGTGACCTGGAGAACCCGCTCGCTGCCGTCCAGATGGGCCTGATCTACGTCAATCCCGAAGGCCCCAACGGCAACCCGGATCCGCTGCTCGCGGCCAAGGACATCCGCGAGACATTCGCCCGCATGGCCATGAACGACGAGGAGACCGTCGCCCTCATCGCCGGTGGTCACACGTTCGGCAAGACGCACGGTGCCGGCCCCGCAGACAACGTCGGCCCCGAGCCCGAAGCCGCTCCGCTCGAGCAGATGGGCCTCGGCTGGAAGAGCTCGTACGGTTCCGGGGCAGGCGGCGACGCCATCACCTCCGGGCTGGAGGGCGCATGGAACAGCACCCCGATCACCTGGGACAACAACTTCTTCTGGACCCTGTTCGCGTACGACTGGGAGCTCACCAAGAGCCCTGCCGGCGCGCAGCAGTGGGTGCCGGCAGGCGGCGCGAGCGCAAACAGTGTTCCCGACGCGCACGACCCCGAGAAGCGTCACCAGCCGGTCATGCTGACCACCGACCTCGCCCTGCGTGAGGACCCGATCTACGGTCCGATCTCGCGTCGCTTCCTCGACAACCCCCGCGAGTTCGCCGACGCGTTCGCTCGTGCGTGGTTCAAGCTGACACACCGCGACATGGGCCCCCTCGCCCGTTACCGCGGCCCCGAGGTGCCCTCTGAGAAGCTGATCTGGCAGGACGTCGTCGACGCTCCGGCCGGTGCGCCGATCACCGACGCGGACGTCGCCGATCTGAAGGCACGGATTCTCGCCACCGGACTGTCGGTCTCGCAGCTCGTCTCCACCGCATGGGCGTCCGCCGCATCGTTCCGCGGCAGCGACTACCGCGGCGGCGCGAACGGCGCCCGGGTCCGACTGGAACCGCAGCGCAGTTGGGCGGTGAACGATCCGCAGGCACTGTCGGAGGTGCTGCCGGTCCTCGAGACGGTCGCCGAGGAGTTCAACGCATCGTCGTCGACGACGGTCTCCGTCGCCGACGTGATCGTGCTCGGCGGAGCCGCTGCCATCGAGAAGGCAGCGGCGGCCGCCGGTCACGACGTGACAGTGCCGTTCGCCGGGGGTCGCGGTGACGCCACGCAGGAGCAGACCGACATCGCGTCGTTCACCGAGATGGAGCCCCGCTGGGACGGTTTCCGCAACTACGTCGCCGACGGCGTCGACACGCCCGCGGAGTACTTGCTGCTCGACCGCGCGTACCTGCTGCAGCTGACGCCGCCGCAGCTGGCCGTCCTGGTCGGCGGCCTCCGGGTGCTCGGCGCGAACCACGGCGACTCGTCGCTCGGTGTCTTCACCGACCGTCCGGGAGTCCTGACGAACGACTTCTTCGTCAACATCCTCGACATGGACGTCTCGTGGTCGGATCAGGGTGACGGCACGTTCGTCGGCACTGATGCGTCGGGTGAACAGAAGTGGACCGGCAGTCGCGCCGACCTCGTGTTCGGCGCCAATTCGCAGCTTCGTGGCGTCGCCGAGGTCTACGGCGCCGACGACGCGGGCCGCAAGCTTGTAGACGACTTCGTCGCCGCGTGGAATCACGTGATCAACGCAGACCGTTTCGACCTGCGCTGA
- a CDS encoding Fur family transcriptional regulator, whose product MVTDEHTAAIRAAGLRVTRPRLAVMEAVDAHPHADTETILTAVRDTLDGVSRQAVYDVLRALTDAGLVRRIQPSGHVSLYETRIADNHHHLVCRVCGTVHDVDCAVGEAPCLTASQDHGFHIDEAEVIYWGVCADCAAVSDALE is encoded by the coding sequence ATGGTCACCGACGAGCACACAGCAGCCATCCGGGCTGCCGGACTCCGTGTGACCCGTCCACGTCTGGCCGTGATGGAAGCGGTCGACGCTCATCCCCACGCCGACACCGAGACGATCCTGACCGCGGTCCGAGACACGCTCGACGGCGTCTCTCGGCAGGCGGTGTACGACGTCCTACGAGCCCTGACCGACGCGGGCCTCGTCCGCCGCATCCAACCCTCCGGCCACGTCTCCCTGTACGAGACGCGGATCGCCGACAACCACCATCACCTCGTCTGCCGCGTCTGCGGCACTGTGCACGACGTCGACTGCGCCGTCGGGGAGGCCCCGTGCCTCACCGCGTCGCAGGACCACGGGTTCCACATCGACGAGGCGGAGGTCATCTACTGGGGCGTCTGCGCGGACTGCGCTGCCGTCTCGGACGCACTCGAGTAG